A part of Pararhizobium sp. A13 genomic DNA contains:
- a CDS encoding flagellar hook-associated family protein encodes MKTSFVSNLAVQNAMRLTIQQTQAEVVKLQAEVTTGRHADVGVALGGTTSRSLDLQREMARMQTLTTTNAVVTQRLAASQEALETVADAAQSINKVLISLSGSESADQLAIAKTEVTNALSIFTGAVNTSFNGEYLFSGINTDVKPVADYNDPAVSAAKTTFDTELSSYMSANGIASMSDFTASQMDDFISNTLEPLYMGTQWTTDWSQASDQTMTSRISTSEVVASSTTANSDGMRKFALASVIASELLGADVSSEVRSTVSTAAMGYIGEAISGIDAQRSDLGISEARVEKANTSLAAQIKLVTTHISDLEGIDSYEASTRMNTLLTQIETSYTLTSRLQQLSLINFL; translated from the coding sequence ATGAAGACGTCCTTCGTTTCGAACCTGGCTGTCCAAAATGCGATGCGGTTGACGATCCAGCAGACGCAGGCGGAGGTGGTCAAGTTACAGGCGGAAGTCACGACCGGCCGCCACGCCGATGTCGGCGTCGCGCTCGGCGGCACAACCTCGCGCTCCCTCGATCTCCAGCGCGAAATGGCGCGTATGCAGACGCTGACCACCACCAATGCCGTTGTCACGCAACGTCTTGCCGCGTCACAGGAAGCACTTGAGACGGTCGCTGATGCGGCGCAGTCGATCAACAAGGTGCTGATCAGCCTGAGTGGTAGCGAATCGGCGGACCAATTGGCGATCGCCAAGACCGAGGTCACCAATGCACTTTCGATCTTCACGGGAGCGGTGAACACCTCTTTCAACGGCGAATACTTGTTTTCGGGGATAAACACCGACGTCAAACCGGTTGCCGACTACAATGACCCTGCTGTGTCGGCGGCGAAGACGACGTTCGATACGGAACTTTCGTCCTATATGTCGGCAAACGGCATTGCGTCGATGAGCGATTTCACCGCGTCGCAGATGGATGATTTCATCAGCAACACGCTCGAACCCCTGTATATGGGAACGCAGTGGACGACGGATTGGTCTCAGGCATCCGATCAGACCATGACGAGCCGCATCTCGACCTCTGAGGTCGTGGCGAGTTCGACAACCGCCAATTCCGACGGCATGCGGAAGTTCGCTCTTGCCAGCGTCATCGCTTCGGAACTGCTCGGCGCGGATGTCAGTTCGGAAGTCCGCTCCACCGTCAGCACCGCCGCGATGGGTTATATCGGCGAGGCCATTTCGGGGATCGACGCCCAACGCAGCGACCTCGGTATTTCCGAAGCACGGGTGGAGAAGGCCAACACCTCGCTCGCAGCACAGATCAAGCTGGTGACGACGCATATTTCCGATCTTGAGGGGATCGATAGCTATGAGGCGTCGACGCGTATGAACACGCTGCTGACCCAGATCGAGACTTCTTACACGCTTACCTCACGGCTTCAGCAGTTGAGTTTGATCAATTTCCTCTGA
- the flaF gene encoding flagellar biosynthesis regulator FlaF, with product MYQFSYAEIMEDGVADSKDRERQVLDRSIALLAAAKQQKGYSREAIEAIYYTRRVWIRFIEDLRASDNQLNDELRANLISIAIWILGETEKIRKRESSNFQGIIDITTIIRDGLK from the coding sequence ATGTATCAGTTTTCATACGCCGAGATCATGGAGGACGGCGTCGCCGACTCCAAGGATCGCGAACGGCAAGTGCTCGACCGCTCGATTGCGCTGCTTGCAGCCGCAAAACAGCAGAAAGGGTACTCGAGGGAGGCCATCGAGGCGATTTACTACACGCGGCGTGTCTGGATCCGGTTCATCGAGGATCTTCGTGCGTCGGACAATCAGCTGAACGATGAATTGCGCGCCAACCTTATTTCCATCGCCATCTGGATTCTGGGCGAGACGGAAAAGATTCGCAAACGCGAATCCTCCAATTTCCAGGGCATCATAGACATCACAACCATCATCAGGGATGGACTCAAATGA
- the flbT gene encoding flagellar biosynthesis repressor FlbT, whose protein sequence is MKSTLRISLKSGERIFVNGAVLRVDRKVAVEFLNDVTFLLENHVLQPEDATTPLKQLYFIAQMILINPEGAEQSTNMFRKSVVMLLNCFKNEDVVAELKRVDGMVTQGRAFDALKAIRGLYAIEDRILNNQEIAPATIEQIRKEIAPWR, encoded by the coding sequence ATGAAAAGCACACTGCGTATCTCGCTGAAATCGGGCGAACGGATTTTTGTCAACGGGGCGGTGTTGCGTGTCGACCGTAAGGTTGCAGTCGAATTCCTGAACGACGTGACCTTCCTGCTCGAAAACCACGTTCTCCAGCCGGAAGACGCCACCACGCCGCTGAAGCAGCTCTATTTCATTGCCCAGATGATCCTGATCAATCCGGAAGGTGCCGAGCAATCGACCAACATGTTCCGCAAGTCGGTGGTCATGCTTCTGAACTGCTTCAAGAACGAAGACGTCGTGGCGGAACTGAAACGCGTTGACGGCATGGTGACGCAAGGCCGGGCCTTCGACGCCCTGAAGGCGATCCGCGGTCTCTACGCCATCGAGGACCGTATCCTCAACAACCAGGAAATCGCCCCGGCAACGATCGAACAGATTCGCAAGGAGATAGCACCATGGCGGTAA
- the flgD gene encoding flagellar hook assembly protein FlgD, translating into MAVSGVTSTTTTASTTTSSSTADAASASLNYDSFLKLLVAQMKNQDPTEPMDSSEQIAQLATFSQVEQTIKTNTNLESLLARTSLSEANAVIGKTVTSADGETTGVVKEVKLYSDGIIAVLENGDELVVGAGVTISDS; encoded by the coding sequence ATGGCGGTAAGCGGCGTAACGTCAACCACCACCACTGCGTCCACGACGACCTCGAGTTCGACCGCGGACGCGGCGTCGGCCAGCCTGAACTACGACAGCTTCCTGAAGCTACTCGTGGCGCAGATGAAGAACCAGGATCCGACCGAGCCGATGGATTCGTCCGAGCAGATCGCCCAGCTCGCGACCTTCTCGCAGGTCGAACAGACGATCAAGACCAACACCAATCTTGAAAGCCTGCTGGCGCGCACCTCGCTCAGCGAAGCCAATGCCGTTATCGGCAAGACGGTAACGAGTGCTGACGGCGAGACGACTGGTGTGGTCAAGGAAGTAAAGCTATACTCTGATGGAATCATCGCGGTGCTTGAAAACGGAGATGAGCTTGTCGTTGGCGCCGGTGTGACCATAAGTGATAGCTGA
- the fliQ gene encoding flagellar biosynthesis protein FliQ — protein sequence MNEADALDIVQAAIWTVVVASGPAVLAAMVVGVVIAFIQALTQVQEMTLTFVPKILAVLVTVALSASFVGSQISIFTDIVFSRIQSGF from the coding sequence ATGAATGAGGCGGATGCCCTTGATATAGTGCAGGCGGCGATCTGGACGGTCGTCGTCGCTTCCGGGCCCGCCGTTCTCGCCGCCATGGTCGTTGGCGTCGTCATCGCCTTCATTCAGGCGCTGACCCAGGTACAGGAAATGACCCTGACCTTTGTGCCGAAAATCCTCGCCGTTCTGGTGACCGTTGCGCTTTCGGCTTCCTTTGTCGGTTCGCAGATTTCCATCTTCACCGATATCGTCTTCTCCCGCATCCAAAGCGGCTTCTGA
- the flhA gene encoding flagellar biosynthesis protein FlhA — protein MATPPALVIPKVAPKGRDIGFALGIVMILSILFLPIPPFLIDIGLAFSISFSILILMVALWIQRPLDFSSFPVILLISTMTRLSLNIATTRVILSHGHEGHDAAGGVIAGFAELVMGGDFVIGLIVFLILITVNFIVITKGATRIAEVGARFTLDAIPGKQMSIDADLSAGLIDEKEAQRRRRELEEESSFFGSMDGASKFVRGDAIAGLLITAINVFGGIIIGYARHDMSIGEAADVFVKLSVGDGLVSQIPALIVSLAAGLLVSRGGTAGSTDQAVVNQLGGYPRALMVASGLILMLAMMPGLPFIPFAFLGGGMAFLGWMIPRQLEAANKLKREQDQQTAQQKTDSEKDSVKSVLKTAEIELLLGKQVSTRLLGAHQELAFRVGKMRRKFAGQYGLIVPEIKVSDDIGIPDKAYHIRIHGTTIASNTVRVGEVLVVTGGGRKPSVPGDDIREPAFGMPAVSILETFTEDLKREGFHPIDNVSVVLTHLSEVIRNNLPQLLSYKDVKILIERLDPEYRKLADEICTSHMSYSGLQAVLKLLLAERVSIRNLHLILEAVAELAPHVRKTEQIVEHVRVRMSQQLCGDLADNGTLRVLRLGNKWDMVFHQALKRDAKGEIVEFDIDPRHLEEFSEQATRVIREHLDRGMPFVLVSSPESRSYVRMIIERLFATLPVLSHVELAKGLEIKIIGAIS, from the coding sequence ATGGCAACACCTCCCGCTCTAGTCATCCCGAAGGTCGCACCGAAGGGCCGTGATATCGGCTTTGCGCTCGGCATCGTGATGATCCTGTCGATCCTCTTCCTGCCGATCCCACCCTTTCTGATCGACATCGGGCTGGCCTTCTCCATATCATTCTCGATTCTCATCCTGATGGTGGCGCTGTGGATCCAGCGGCCGCTGGATTTCTCGTCCTTTCCGGTCATTCTTCTGATCTCCACCATGACCCGCCTGTCGCTCAACATCGCGACGACGCGCGTCATCCTTTCGCATGGCCATGAAGGACACGACGCAGCCGGTGGCGTCATTGCCGGTTTCGCTGAGCTCGTCATGGGCGGCGATTTCGTCATCGGTCTGATCGTCTTTCTGATCCTGATCACCGTGAACTTCATCGTCATCACCAAGGGCGCGACGCGTATCGCGGAAGTCGGCGCCCGCTTCACGCTCGATGCGATTCCCGGCAAGCAGATGTCGATCGACGCGGACCTCTCCGCCGGCCTGATCGACGAGAAGGAAGCGCAACGGCGCCGGCGCGAACTGGAAGAGGAAAGTTCCTTCTTCGGTTCGATGGACGGTGCCTCGAAATTCGTGCGTGGCGACGCGATCGCCGGATTGCTGATCACCGCCATCAACGTCTTCGGCGGCATCATCATCGGCTATGCCCGCCACGACATGTCGATCGGCGAAGCCGCCGATGTCTTCGTCAAGCTCTCGGTTGGTGACGGTCTGGTGTCGCAGATCCCGGCGCTGATCGTGTCACTGGCCGCAGGTCTGCTTGTGTCGCGCGGCGGCACTGCCGGATCGACGGACCAGGCGGTCGTTAACCAGCTGGGCGGTTATCCGCGTGCGCTCATGGTGGCGTCCGGTCTGATCCTGATGCTGGCCATGATGCCGGGCCTTCCCTTCATTCCCTTCGCCTTCCTCGGCGGCGGCATGGCTTTCCTCGGGTGGATGATCCCGCGTCAGCTCGAAGCGGCCAACAAGCTCAAGCGCGAACAGGACCAGCAGACCGCCCAGCAGAAGACCGACAGCGAGAAGGACTCCGTCAAATCGGTCCTCAAGACGGCGGAAATCGAGCTTCTGCTCGGCAAGCAGGTCTCCACTCGGCTTCTCGGAGCGCACCAGGAACTGGCCTTCCGCGTTGGCAAGATGCGCCGCAAGTTCGCCGGTCAGTACGGCCTCATCGTTCCCGAAATCAAGGTGTCGGACGACATCGGCATTCCCGACAAGGCCTATCATATCCGCATCCATGGGACGACGATCGCCTCGAACACTGTCCGCGTCGGCGAAGTTCTCGTCGTGACCGGCGGCGGCCGCAAACCGAGCGTTCCTGGTGACGATATCCGCGAACCCGCCTTCGGCATGCCTGCGGTATCGATCCTCGAAACCTTCACCGAGGACCTGAAACGGGAAGGCTTCCACCCGATCGACAACGTCTCGGTGGTGCTCACGCATCTGTCCGAAGTCATCCGCAACAACCTGCCGCAGCTCCTGTCCTACAAGGACGTGAAGATCCTGATCGAGCGCCTCGATCCGGAATATCGCAAGCTGGCGGATGAAATCTGCACTTCGCACATGTCCTATTCGGGTCTGCAGGCGGTGCTGAAGCTGCTGCTTGCGGAGCGCGTCTCGATCCGCAACCTGCATCTGATCCTGGAGGCGGTTGCCGAACTCGCCCCGCATGTGAGGAAGACCGAGCAGATCGTCGAGCATGTCCGCGTGCGTATGTCGCAGCAGCTTTGCGGCGATCTTGCCGACAACGGCACGCTGCGCGTTTTGCGTCTCGGCAACAAGTGGGACATGGTCTTCCACCAGGCGCTGAAGCGCGACGCGAAGGGCGAAATCGTCGAATTCGACATCGATCCGCGTCATTTGGAAGAATTCAGCGAGCAGGCGACCCGGGTTATCCGTGAACATCTCGACCGCGGCATGCCGTTCGTGCTGGTAAGTTCGCCCGAATCCCGTTCTTATGTGCGCATGATCATCGAGCGCCTGTTCGCCACATTGCCAGTCCTTAGCCACGTCGAGCTTGCCAAGGGTCTCGAGATAAAGATCATTGGCGCGATCTCATGA
- the fliR gene encoding flagellar biosynthetic protein FliR, which translates to MITDPEGTVLALFAAFCRIGACIMVMPGFSTARVPVQIRLFVAVAISMAVLPIMWNEIYPQISGKGHTYIYIIATETVIGSVIGLIARYYVLGLQFTGTVITMMIGFNAPPTADVLEDTAENQLTNLISFAGLMVLFMLDFHHVILSSIIDSYKVMPLGGGFDPQGVLITLTNALETTFYIMLRLASPFIIYGLLFNVAIGMVNKLAPQMPLYFISLPYLIMGGMFLLYLGIAAMLRLFADGFAPMMQGG; encoded by the coding sequence ATGATCACCGATCCCGAAGGCACGGTGCTGGCGCTTTTTGCCGCATTCTGCCGGATCGGCGCGTGCATCATGGTCATGCCGGGCTTCTCGACGGCGCGTGTCCCGGTGCAGATTCGCCTCTTCGTGGCTGTGGCGATCTCGATGGCGGTGCTGCCGATCATGTGGAACGAGATCTATCCGCAGATTTCCGGCAAGGGGCATACTTATATCTACATCATCGCCACCGAAACGGTGATCGGCAGCGTCATCGGCCTGATCGCGCGCTACTATGTGCTCGGGTTGCAGTTCACGGGCACCGTCATCACCATGATGATCGGGTTTAATGCGCCGCCAACCGCGGATGTTCTCGAAGATACGGCCGAGAACCAGCTGACCAACCTGATCAGTTTCGCCGGACTGATGGTCCTCTTCATGCTCGATTTCCATCACGTCATCCTGTCGAGCATCATCGATTCCTACAAGGTGATGCCGCTCGGCGGCGGCTTCGACCCGCAGGGTGTGCTGATCACACTCACCAATGCGCTCGAAACCACCTTCTACATCATGCTGCGGCTGGCGAGCCCCTTCATCATCTATGGCCTGCTGTTCAATGTCGCCATCGGCATGGTCAACAAGCTGGCGCCGCAGATGCCGCTGTATTTCATCTCGCTTCCCTATCTGATCATGGGCGGCATGTTCCTTCTCTATCTTGGCATCGCCGCGATGCTGCGTCTGTTCGCCGACGGCTTCGCACCGATGATGCAAGGGGGCTAG
- a CDS encoding rod-binding protein, whose protein sequence is MAISPPSDLVLDVVRAADPAEVQEAQARLKANRAAFQATSLAENGTGFANTVAVLNQDSPSNSLGDINNRAEAKKIPESYRKFEAMVLQNFVKSMLPAESEEVYGKGISGDMWKSMMAEQIGNVMAQGDGVGIAESMVTDRIVGSGGPDRVNAALDGNDSNVALSMVQEYERKAVARFMETGGKNEQA, encoded by the coding sequence ATGGCCATTTCTCCTCCAAGCGACCTGGTATTGGATGTCGTGCGTGCCGCCGATCCGGCCGAAGTGCAGGAGGCGCAGGCGCGGCTAAAGGCCAATCGTGCCGCCTTCCAGGCAACAAGCCTTGCCGAAAACGGAACCGGCTTTGCCAATACGGTTGCAGTCCTGAACCAGGACAGCCCGTCCAACAGTCTTGGCGACATCAACAATCGCGCCGAGGCCAAGAAGATTCCGGAAAGCTATCGCAAGTTCGAGGCCATGGTGCTCCAGAATTTCGTGAAATCGATGCTGCCCGCCGAAAGCGAAGAGGTTTACGGCAAGGGCATTTCCGGCGACATGTGGAAAAGCATGATGGCCGAGCAGATCGGCAACGTCATGGCACAAGGCGACGGGGTCGGCATCGCCGAGAGCATGGTCACCGACCGGATCGTCGGTTCGGGTGGACCCGACCGCGTGAACGCAGCGCTCGACGGCAACGACAGCAATGTCGCGCTGAGCATGGTGCAGGAATACGAGCGCAAGGCCGTCGCCAGGTTCATGGAAACCGGCGGCAAGAACGAACAGGCCTGA